CTGGATGGATTTTTGAATCAGATCCGTGGTCTCTTTGGCTGCTTCAGCACTCCTTGCGGCAAGACTTCTTACCTCCTCTGCGACCACCGCAAATCCCTTGCCATGCTGTCCCGCTCTCGCAGCTTCCACCGCAGCGTTGAGTGCAAGAATATTGGTTTGAAATGCAATATCATCAATCACCTTTATTATTTTTGAGATATTATTTGATGACTCGCTGATTTCATCCATGGCCAGAAGCATTTCTGCCATATGCTGGTTGCCCTGCTCTGCGCTGATCTTTACAGTCTGTGTCAGCTGATTTGCTTCATTCGCATTGCTTGCATTTTCTTTTGTCAATGCCGCCACCTCGGTAACAGAGGCATTCAACTCTTCTACAGTGCTTGCCTGCTCTGCAGTTCCCTGTGATAATGTCTGGCTTCCATCAGAAACTTGCTTTGAACCAACAGAGACCTGGTCAGATGACGTATTAATGTCACCAAGCAGCGTATTCAATGACTCCAGAATTCGATTCAAAGAATTGGAAATATGAATAAAGTCTCCTTTAAATTCCTTGACATTGCTAATACCAAGATTACCGTCTGAAATCGCTCCCAAAATCTCTGATATTTCACCCACAACATCATTCAGGTCACTGGCGGTATGATTGACCGCACTGGAAAGTACTCCAAATTCGCCCAGATAGTCACCCTCTACGGAAACATTCAGGTTACCCTCTGAAATTTCACGCATAACATTTGTCACTTCCTTGATGGGTTTCACCACTGATTCCAACAGCAGGTTTACACCGCCCACAAGTTCTCCCCATCCACCACTAAATCCGGAAGTATCTGCTCTTTTATCGAGTTGACCTTCCTGGGCAGCCTGGATCAGCATGTTGGTTTCATTCAAAAGACCACTTATCATATCAATGCAGTTATTTAGATTATTCTTAATCTCATTGAAGTCTCCATGGTAAACATCTGTGATTTTTGCAGGAATATCTCCCTTACTGATTCTGTCAATATAATCTGCCGTAAGGTTGATAGGTCGGACAAACGCCTCGATTAGGTTATTGATACCCTGCACCAGGGTTCCCCAATCTCCGCTGAATTTATCTGCATCGCCTCGTTTATCCAGGGTTCCTTCCTGAGCGGCAAGGATCAGAATATTGGTTTCTTCAAGTAAGGTATTCATCACATCAATACAACTGTTTAGATTCTCTTTTATCTCATTAAAATCACCATTATATGTATCAGTAATCTTCTCAGGAATATGACCCTTGCTGATGGCTTTTACGTACTCCGCTGTCACGTTAATCGGAGTTGCCATTGCATTGATCAGATTATTGACCCCTTGAATCAAGGTTCCCCAGTCTCCGCTGAATTTTTCTGAGTTTCCTCTGACATCAAGCTTTCCATCCTGCGCGGCCCGTATCAACAAATTGGTTTCCTCGAGCAGCCCATTCATCGAATCAATACATTCGTTCAAGCTGTTCTTTATTTCATTAAAGTCACCGTTATATTCATCTGTAATCCGATTCGGGATTTCTCCTTTACTAATCTGTTCCATGTACTCTGCAGCAACATTCAGCGGCAAAATGACCGCATCCAAAGTTCCATTGACACCGGCGATGATCTCTTTATAGCCTCCTTCAAATCGATCAGCATCGCCTCTTACTTCCAATCTTCCGGAAGCAGCTGCTGCCGTAAGCAGTTCAGCTTCAGCCACCAGGTCTTTCAATGTAGCAACTACAGCTGCCATGCTGATGCCAAGTACATCAGCATCCGACCGCGGCTTGACTTCAATGGTCAGATCTCCCATAGCAATTCTCTTTGCTGCATCGGTCTGTGTCTTCGTATTCTCGATCATCTTAGCAAACGCCACCGTAAGATCTCCAATTTCGTCTTTCTGTTTCGTCTCTGCAATGACATTGACATCACCAATTGCAAGCTTGTCTGCTATTTTCTTCAGATTTACAATGGGTCTGCTAATCATCATACCAAGATAGACTGCAGCAAGAATTCCCATCGCTGCAATCACAATGGAAGCAATTAGAATAGTGTTTCTAAGGGCAACTGAGCCCTTCAATACATCCT
This genomic window from Clostridiales bacterium contains:
- a CDS encoding HAMP domain-containing protein translates to MKLNLSKKIALFVCILILIVASILGVLSVRSSTNALIQQQKELGMQNAKDGAARLNAVVQMRLGILNEVANRADTQSMNWELQREILAADAERLEYLDLAVVSPDGTARYALSGEVAQLGDREYVKKAFQGEANISGVIVSKVTGEPVIMYAAPIQSGNSVIGVLVGRRDGNALSAITDELGSGERGYAFVLGPEGVIYAHPDKNMVLDQVNIFADIETGGSLQEFGLKLEALGLAKEGSIEYNYNGEYRMASLAPIPGTGWTLGVCSFEEDVLKGSVALRNTILIASIVIAAMGILAAVYLGMMISRPIVNLKKIADKLAIGDVNVIAETKQKDEIGDLTVAFAKMIENTKTQTDAAKRIAMGDLTIEVKPRSDADVLGISMAAVVATLKDLVAEAELLTAAAASGRLEVRGDADRFEGGYKEIIAGVNGTLDAVILPLNVAAEYMEQISKGEIPNRITDEYNGDFNEIKNSLNECIDSMNGLLEETNLLIRAAQDGKLDVRGNSEKFSGDWGTLIQGVNNLINAMATPINVTAEYVKAISKGHIPEKITDTYNGDFNEIKENLNSCIDVMNTLLEETNILILAAQEGTLDKRGDADKFSGDWGTLVQGINNLIEAFVRPINLTADYIDRISKGDIPAKITDVYHGDFNEIKNNLNNCIDMISGLLNETNMLIQAAQEGQLDKRADTSGFSGGWGELVGGVNLLLESVVKPIKEVTNVMREISEGNLNVSVEGDYLGEFGVLSSAVNHTASDLNDVVGEISEILGAISDGNLGISNVKEFKGDFIHISNSLNRILESLNTLLGDINTSSDQVSVGSKQVSDGSQTLSQGTAEQASTVEELNASVTEVAALTKENASNANEANQLTQTVKISAEQGNQHMAEMLLAMDEISESSNNISKIIKVIDDIAFQTNILALNAAVEAARAGQHGKGFAVVAEEVRSLAARSAEAAKETTDLIQKSIQKSSAGTEIANSTAKALKEIVSGVGKTADVITTIAKSSNEQAMGIAQINTGLNQVSHVVQNNAATAEQSAASSEELSGQAEMLKEMVGRFRLRDYASEIKLLDFDKF